Proteins encoded within one genomic window of Plasmodium cynomolgi strain B DNA, chromosome 11, whole genome shotgun sequence:
- a CDS encoding splicing factor 3b subunit (putative), with translation MSAFDRFNIHAQLEHLQSKYQGSGHSDTTRWEWLTNIHRDTLASHVGHYSRYLNREEIK, from the exons ATGTCTGCATTTGACCGATTTAACATCCACGCGCAGTTGGAACACTTGCAGAGCAAGTATCAGGGCTCTGGGCACTCAGACACGACTAGATG gGAATGGCTAACAAACATCCACAGGGACACGTTGGCATCGCACGTAGGACATTATTCGAGGTACTTGAACAGAGAGGAGATCAAATGA
- a CDS encoding hypothetical protein (putative) produces the protein MVEALKHGSYNINNLNRFFKEFIKNDITYYNKSVSVGGNTRVNNLTQSFLNIQDEQMTNGEFANIGNVQGEDPLNSQANGSVDDLKKKKGSTASTIMNEGRSNEKKNNKMDSEEKKKKKKSKKGEGEEIVSNSLGEHLPGNNTPFLNKNYGKNASNKINEIADNVIDVNTDMSNLNHSIIDDWVQYGFMNYRKIMNSMKISCDVIDSKINQKMLIILKDSYLKEQENLIDAMKKKKNDFLKQVDLCKIYWKYFENSYSNSEKIRSDGIKDSKKIKCSWLCQRKYIKNVKDLLKIQNEYLDIINSSVKTFFQLIEWKKNTIRDILCFLYKSFLNFYLNNMNILYDSILLEKNIDATQFQNLSSVTIIDDDDLIKEVSPFQLNDNCDAIPQLNKALSLIKSSIIFYNHEINVKSILCIFSSKISGYLTSVGFFNKCLDGVIVITWDKFIHFFSDVEDAAPQWSYYMEDIEFKLVKCKADSKRNSLDNDKRESDGVTEGVAAAEGEVEGSATTDVVVTTPKQHSRSNTPSNQQQSKNSNQSKGKKGKEKTKTGGKDTSSVFSGADTPEGDTSTNSGNPDIGLNTSKREISDNCSATPSTINDENDVEIQMKEKKNATHQWMVLYLQMSNLVSNKCL, from the coding sequence ATGGTGGAGGCACTAAAGCATGGTTCCTATAACATCAACAATTTGAATAGATTCTTCAAAGAATTCATCAAAAATGATATCACCTATTATAATAAAAGCGTTTCCGTAGGGGGAAACACACGAGTGAATAATTTAACCCAaagttttttaaacataCAAGATGAGCAGATGACCAACGGAGAGTTTGCAAATATTGGCAACGTGCAAGGGGAGGATCCTCTGAACAGCCAAGCGAATGGTTCTGTAGAtgatttgaagaagaaaaagggaagcacagCTTCTACAATTATGAATGAGGGTAGgtcaaatgaaaaaaagaacaacaaaatggactcagaggaaaaaaagaaaaaaaaaaaatccaagaaaggggaaggagaagaaattgTAAGTAACTCCTTGGGAGAACATCTCCCAGGTAATAATACACCCTTTCTAAATAAGAACTACGGGAAAAATGCctcaaacaaaataaacgaaattgCAGATAATGTAATCGATGTGAACACAGACATGAGCAACCTAAACCACAGCATCATAGACGACTGGGTGCAATACGGATTCATGaattacagaaaaattatgaacagtaTGAAAATTAGTTGCGATGTGATAGatagtaaaataaatcaaaaaatgttaattatattaaaagataGCTACTTGAAGGAACAAGAAAATTTGATAGATgcaatgaagaaaaaaaaaaatgatttcctAAAACAAGTAGACCtatgtaaaatttattgGAAATATTTCGAAAATAGTTATTcaaattcagaaaaaatcaGATCAGATGGAATTAAAGATAGCAAGAAGATAAAATGCTCATGGTTATGTCaaaggaaatatataaaaaatgtgaaagacttactaaaaatacaaaatgaatacttAGATATAATTAATTCTAGCGTGAAAACCTTCTTCCAATTAatcgaatggaaaaaaaacacaattaGGGATATCCTTTGCTTTCTATATAAaagctttttaaatttttacttaaataatatgaatatattatatgattCTATTttgcttgaaaaaaatatagatgCAACTCAGTTCCAGAATCTATCCTCTGTAACCATCATAGATGATGACGATTTAATTAAAGAGGTATCTCCCTTTCAGCTAAACGACAATTGTGATGCCATTCCACAGTTAAACAAAGCATTAAGCTTAATAAAATCTtcgatcattttttataatcatgAAATTAACGTCAAATCGATACTCTGCATTTTCAGTTCTAAAATCAGTGGGTACCTTACCAGTGTGGGGTTCTTCAACAAATGCCTAGATGGGGTAATTGTTATCACGTGGGATAAgtttattcactttttttccgacGTGGAGGATGCCGCCCCACAATGGTCCTACTACATGGAAGACATCGAATTTAAGCTAGTCAAGTGTAAAGCGGATTCTAAAAGGAACTCCCTCGATAACGATAAAAGAGAATCTGACGGCGTCACTGAAGGGGTGGCTGCGGCGGAGGGGGAGGTCGAGGGAAGTGCTACGACTGATGTGGTGGTCACCACCCCAAAGCAACACTCCAGGAGTAACACTCCTAGTAACCAACAACAAAGTAAGAATTCGAACCAATCAAAAGGtaagaaggggaaagagaaaacgaaaacagGAGGAAAGGACACGTCGTCTGTGTTCTCCGGAGCAGACACACCGGAAGGAGATACCTCCACAAATAGTGGAAATCCTGATATAGGTCTAAACACCTCGAAGAGAGAAATTTCGGACAACTGTTCCGCCACCCCATCTACCATTAATGACGAAAATGATGTAGAAATtcaaatgaaagaaaaaaaaaacgctacTCATCAGTGGATGGTCCTTTACCTTCAAATGTCCAACCTTGTATCTAACAAATGTCT
- a CDS encoding hypothetical protein (putative) has translation MHKLAKMPSAKKADNVKNEKWTPESCKSLEHEHAQKRYTHKWDATHSVSGKVYKKKQTSVDLWKYKKEDSLKGCTLHEQVNEKIISSRLSVEKEIMCMHKLAILPVEDKMRSEKNGKGQLGNNFKKIKEKSVQRRENLAGVLQMTPSRGEPKKESLFRSYLPSEVASVSVIASGGYTHGGRKIEEKTTPMGEEQIRGMIFHPTGNAKSMAREIALSKGTYTGYQQKGRRFLGAQKMLLNEGNQGGKAKEGGLQERVSGMPTWNFAVESPHHGEGTPPKNKRITDSLERTNGVHTKNTCSSKYFSKKRPTAECMMIEDADVNKPKQEEEEEEQQQEERIIGVPTNAPRQNKNLLLLDESRNEQIFFDSLVNTKMYFRIDFKIYKPILMRAITQVRVYSNEKLLQCVYIKEYPQNFSVVVQSAVRMCNGKVLAKMKNKLINIKETGVLNFTYLNNEKVIGCSHISIKHLVSSGVEGGLFIPVDEHMDCRKQKSSKEAFVVGPLLPFGRQEINVLKSKIFVNYRIDCPRSMHDFIAAGEVVTAKAKISFLEDMVRQMYSFIQDSALLRFVKGARVAHGRSECGAWNGGAASPRMPSLEYHASKEAAKVENEDQHTEGEKHSEGEKHTEGEKHSEGEKHTEGEKHAEGEKYSEGEKHLDGEKQLDSENTRGRSDHMGNDDLSQREKGSPPSALNGGNASEGGGGETEDHLPIRKSPQNGEREDASDRKEEEEGEDKNEVAQKSKSTDLQEGRCDNTPSSNHKDPPWCDGIATGDLRGEAPNRINLVEDVLKSKREGQGTCNYQVVDGSWGERDNPHVESTPHGKTHNESAESVENEENAENAANAENAENAENPSKGSKDEAEEGGTNRCSPKGVPTNPKGSKTNYSFEHKNKKKQIEQLQSIIAEYKKELAEKVEEIQKLKHSNNNTNILYKACYRKLQEIENERKRTDAMNFLLRLDDSCSNKLINRLDTKKGLPKRKAYTEIDSNVVMGHGVRRVNSLRSALVALNGEENNMGGNAIRRSGTGTGTVTGSSTYATTMRSLPPAGKEKLNKKKQTIRTESVNKAIMNLFDADLGKNSLVEKVATRRGPMTGKGGHVDHYDDHYDDHHDDHYDDHYDDHYDDHHDDHYDDHYDDHYDDHHDDHHGVYYDAHHGDRRVLRNYQIKEKKIDALVKENESLKERINKLTLTDAECPSRIIPLKNVYSTTRAKDKYRTQKHAKLRSVEQDCTNSNYLEHSWGEKKIYNYTGVRNKYSSNSRFNFPLNLIKSYSHDPIAHRDVDNNQSGC, from the coding sequence atgcataaattagcaaaaatgCCTAGTGCCAAAAAAGCAGATaacgttaaaaatgaaaaatggacTCCTGAAAGTTGTAAGTCTTTGGAGCATGAAcacgcacaaaaaaggtataCCCACAAATGGGATGCCACCCATTCGGTTAGCGGCAAGGTgtacaaaaagaaacaaacgaGCGTTGATCTTTGGaagtacaaaaaggaggacagCTTAAAGGGATGCACTTTGCATGAACAGGTCAACGAGAAAATCATTTCCAGCAGACTATCAgtcgaaaaagaaattatgtGCATGCACAAATTGGCCATACTTCCCGTAGAAGACAAAATGAGgtcagaaaaaaacggaaaaggacaattgggaaataattttaaaaagataaaagagaaaagcGTTCAGAGGAGGGAAAACTTAGCGGGGGTGTTACAGATGACTCCTTCCAGGGGAGagccaaaaaaggagtcTCTTTTCCGCTCCTACCTCCCTTCTGAGGTCGCATCCGTTAGTGTGATTGCAAGTGGAGGTTACACCcatggggggagaaaaattgaagagaAAACCACTCCAAtgggggaagaacaaataagGGGGATGATTTTTCATCCCACTGGGAATGCCAAATCGATGGCTAGAGAAATTGCCCTGAGCAAAGGAACGTACACAGGTTAccaacaaaagggaagacgCTTCTtgggggcacaaaaaatgctCCTAAACGAAGGCAACCAGGGGGGAAAAGCTAAAGAGGGGGGATTACAAGAGAGAGTCTCCGGAATGCCCACCTGGAACTTCGCAGTAGAATCACCTCACCACGGAGAAGGTACCCCCCCAAAGAACAAACGAATCACCGATTCGCTGGAGAGAACAAATGGGgtgcatacaaaaaatacatgctCATCAAAGtacttctccaaaaaaagaCCAACCGCAGAATGTATGATGATTGAAGACGCAGATGTAAATAAGCCTAaacaggaggaagaggaggaggagcagcagcaggaagAACGAATCATTGGGGTGCCCACAAATGCACCACGACAGAATAAAAATCTGCTCCTGTTAGACGAGTCCAGGAATGAACAGATCTTTTTCGACTCCCTTGTTAACACCAAAATGTATTTTAGAATCGACTTTAAGATATATAAGCCCATTCTTATGAGGGCAATTACCCAAGTGAGGGTGTATTCAAATGAGAAGCTACTTCAGTGCGTTTACATAAAGGAGTACCCCCAAAATTTTTCTGTAGTTGTGCAAAGTGCTGTCCGAATGTGCAACGGAAAAgtgctagccaaaatgaaaaataagttaATTAATATCAAAGAAACAGGGGTTCTGAATTTTACGTATCTAAACAATGAAAAAGTAATTGGGTGTTCCCATATTAGCATTAAGCATTTAGTAAGTTCTGGAGTGGAAGGAGGACTTTTCATTCCAGTAGATGAGCACATGGATTGTAGAAAACAGAAAAGCTCAAAAGAAGCGTTTGTGGTAGGTCCTCTCCTCCCATTTGGGAGACAAGAAATTAACGTTTTAAAGtccaaaatttttgtcaACTATAGGATTGACTGCCCCAGAAGTATGCATGATTTTATTGCAGCGGGTGAAGTGGTGACAGCTAAGGcgaaaatttccttcttGGAGGACATGGTTAGGCAAATGTATAGCTTCATACAAGATTCGGCGCTGCTCAGGTTCGTGAAGGGTGCACGGGTTGCACATGGGAGAAGTGAATGTGGCGCCTGGAATGGGGGGGCAGCTAGTCCGCGGATGCCCTCCTTGGAGTACCATGCGTCGAAAGAAGCCGCCAAAGTGGAAAACGAGGACCAACAcacagaaggagaaaagcactcagaaggagaaaaacacacagaaggagaaaaacactCAGAAGGCGAAAAACACACAGAAGGCGAAAAACACGCAGAAGGCGAAAAATACTCAGAAGGCGAAAAACACTTAGACGGTGAAAAACAATTAGACAGCGAAAACACCCGCGGTAGAAGCGATCATATGGGGAACGACGATCTGAGCCAACGCGAGAAGGGCAGTCCCCCCAGCGCTCTCAACGGAGGAAACGCCTCGGAAGGGGGTGGCGGAGAGACTGAGGATCATCTCCCCATTAGGAAATCCccccaaaatggagaaagggAAGATGCATCAGataggaaagaagaagaagaaggggaagataaaaatgaggtGGCGCAAAAATCCAAGAGCACTGATTTACAGGAAGGACGTTGCGATAATACGCCTAGCTCGAACCATAAAGATCCTCCTTGGTGTGATGGTATAGCCACAGGTGACCTACGAGGAGAGGCACCCAATCGCATTAACCTAGTGGAAGATGTGTTAAAATCGAAACGGGAAGGGCAGGGAACGTGTAACTACCAAGTTGTGGATGGCAGCTGGGGTGAACGGGATAACCCCCACGTGGAGAGCACCCCCCATGGGAAGACACACAATGAGAGTGCAGAGAGTGTagagaatgaagaaaatgcagaaaatgcTGCGAATGCTGAGAATGCTGAGAATGCTGAGAACCCATCGAAAGGGAGCAAAGATGAAGCAGAGGAAGGCGGCACGAACAGGTGTTCCCCCAAAGGGGTGCCTACTAACCCTAAGGGATCAAAAACAAATTACTCAtttgaacataaaaataaaaaaaagcaaatagAACAACTACAGAGCATCATAGCGgagtataaaaaagaattagcAGAAAAAGTAGAGGagatacaaaaattaaagcattCAAATAATAACACTAATATACTCTACAAAGCCTGTTACAGGAAATTACaggaaattgaaaatgaaCGGAAAAGGACAGATGCAATGAATTTCCTACTAAGACTTGATGATTCCTGTTCTAATAAGTTAATCAATCGTTTGGACACAAAGAAAGGTCTCCCAAAAAGAAAGGCATATACAGAAATTGACTCAAATGTAGTGATGGGCCATGGTGTGCGAAGGGTAAACTCGCTGCGAAGTGCCTTAGTTGCGCTAAACGGTGAAGAGAACAACATGGGTGGAAATGCCATCCGTAGAAGCGGCACTGGCACTGGAACCGTCACGGGAAGCAGCACCTATGCAACCACGATGCGGAGTCTCCCCCCAgcggggaaggaaaaattgaacaaaaagaagcagacCATCCGCACCGAGTCGGTCAACAAGGCAATTATGAATTTATTCGACGCTGATTTGGGGAAAAACTCCCTGGTCGAAAAAGTCGCCACACGGAGGGGACCCATGACGGGTAAGGGGGGCCATGTAGACCATTACGATGACCATTACGATGATCACCACGATGACCATTACGATGACCATTACGATGACCATTACGATGATCACCACGATGACCATTACGATGACCATTACGATGACCATTACGATGATCACCACGATGACCACCACGGTGTCTACTACGATGCCCACCACGGTGACCGCCGCGTCCTGAGGAACTAccaaattaaagaaaaaaaaattgacgcacttgtaaaagaaaatgaatcGCTAAAGGAACGAATAAACAAACTGACCTTAACCGATGCGGAATGCCCCAGCAGAATAATACCActcaaaaatgtttattccACCACAAGGGCAAAGGACAAATATAGGACCCAGAAACATGCGAAATTAAGAAGCGTTGAGCAGGACTGCACAAACTCAAACTACCTGGAGCATTCgtggggagagaaaaaaatttacaactaCACTGGGGTGAGGAACAAGTATAGCAGTAACAGCAGATTTAACTTCCCTCTCAATTTGATTAAAAGTTATTCTCATGATCCCATTGCGCACAGGGACGTGGACAACAATCAGTCCGGGTGCTAA
- a CDS encoding hypothetical protein (putative) yields MLHNDKKNPSEAVDEENPRKSNPGEVGSHRKARDTKENINKSGEGHITKVEGRKGRADCEPHDIKRKGERDKVLIQCEELQRKELEALKLIYVRDKELAIQYENDEKRDTIIHMQLNDENISDNVINLTFELPKDYPLKSFLLININVKNFTPDMNNYINQEVYKDMPNYIAQENSILSIIYRINELVENIQNSKKTSVDHSYSSSEEREENVEEGAFDPSKDQLIKDHVTFLYCSGMTYSHHRRVLVKRTYIIKWAKELKIGGYSKIGYPGIIICEGPKEEVDFYINSLNKLRWKHFDCRGMDDIVLKEYEDLDDARVLPRNMHELDPKGMSTLSNICTECGLRDLFLTSMKIYHTGEKRSTNEGEKDTDSNSKDKNKKKKKRK; encoded by the exons ATGTTGCAtaacgacaaaaaaaatcctaGCGAAGCAGTGGATGAAGAAAACCCACGAAAGAGTAACCCCGGGGAAGTAGGTAGTCATCGCAAAGCAAGGGATACGaaggaaaacataaacaAATCGGGAGAAGGGCATATTACAAAGgtggaaggaagaaaaggtagAGCAGATTGTGAACCACATGACATTAAgcgaaaaggtgaaagaGATAAAGTACTAATTCAGTGTGAAGAGttgcaaagaaaagaacTGGAAGCGTTAAAACTGATTTATGTGCGGGACAAAGAGCTAGCCATTCAATATGAAAATGACGAAAAGAGGGACACAATAATACACATGCAATtgaatgatgaaaatatcaGTGACaatgtaataaatttaacTTTCGAGTTACCCAAAGATTATCCTCTAAAATCTTTTTTACtcattaatataaatgtaaaaaatttcacaccAGACATGAACAATTATATCAACCAGGAAGTATACAAAGATATGCCAAATTATATAGCGCAAGAAAACAGCATTTTAAGTATCATCTACCGAATTAACGAGTTGGTGGAAAATATACAAAACAGCAAGAAGACTTCCGTGGACCACAGTTATTCCTCATCagaagaaagggaagaaaacgTAGAGGAGGGAGCATTTGACCCATCCAAAGATCAACTTATCAAAGACCACGTGACATTTCTATATTGCAGCGGAATGACTTATTCCCACCACAGAAGGGT TTTAGTAAAAAGAACCTACATAATTAAATGGGcgaaagaattaaaaattggggGGTACTCAAAAATAGGGTACCCCggtataataatatgtgaGGGTCCCAAGGAAGAGGTcgatttttatattaacagTTTGAATAAGCTCAGATGGAAGCATTTCGACTGTAGGGGCATGGATGATATTGTCTTAAAGGAGTATGAGGATTTGGATGATGCGAGAGTTCTTCCAAGGAACATGCACGAGCTTGATCCAAAAGGGATGAGCACCCTGTCTAACATATGCACCGAATGCGGCCTACGCGATTTGTTTTTAACAAGCATGAAAATTTATCACACCGGGGAGAAGCGCTCAACGaatgagggggaaaaggacACTGACAGCAATAGCAAGGacaaaaataagaagaagaaaaagaggaaatga